The DNA region CGCTGCTTCGCTCTATAGTCTATGGTTGTACTATGGCTGCAGTGCCTGCAGTAGCCACAACGGTAGTTGCGCGGTATTGCGTGATACTATCGAGTTTTTAACAACTATGGCTAAAGGTGATAAAGAACTGGAAAAACCCATTGTTAATAATGAATTACCAAACCCGGAGTGTCGCAGTGCAGATCAGGAAGACTCGGAATCGACACAAGAGCAGCCCCTTGACATAGGAGAGCATTATTTAGTGCGGCGTTCAGATGAGTCATGGCACCCGGCGGAGATAATTCAAACGCGGTACAACGCCGCGGACTCCGGTTTCGAATATTATGTGCACTATGTGGGCTACGACCGAAGGCTCGACGAGTGGGTTTCCCGCCATCGCGTCATGTCCGATAGGTTTGACATGTGCGAGCAGTCGAATAACAATTTAAATTCCGACCACCTGCTCACCGATAAGTCCGGCCGGAAGATAACGCGGAATCAGAAACGTAAACATGACGAGATCAACCACGTCCAGAAGTCCTATGCAGAAATGGACCCCACCACCGCTGCACTCGAAAAGGAACATGAAGCTATCACGAAAGTCAAGTATATCGACAAAATTCAAATAGGAAAATACGAGATCGATACTTGGTATTTTAGTCCTTATCCAGATGAATATGGTAAACAATCTAAACTATGGATATGTGAATACTGCTTAAAATATATGAGAATGGAGAAAACATACAGGTATCATCTCAGTGAGTGTACAGCAAGACAACCACAGGGCAGTGAAATATACAGAAAAGGCACCATTGCAATATTTGAAGCGGATGGAAAAGAGCATAAGATTTATTGCCAGAAT from Leguminivora glycinivorella isolate SPB_JAAS2020 chromosome 14, LegGlyc_1.1, whole genome shotgun sequence includes:
- the LOC125233454 gene encoding histone acetyltransferase KAT8-like, with the protein product MAKGDKELEKPIVNNELPNPECRSADQEDSESTQEQPLDIGEHYLVRRSDESWHPAEIIQTRYNAADSGFEYYVHYVGYDRRLDEWVSRHRVMSDRFDMCEQSNNNLNSDHLLTDKSGRKITRNQKRKHDEINHVQKSYAEMDPTTAALEKEHEAITKVKYIDKIQIGKYEIDTWYFSPYPDEYGKQSKLWICEYCLKYMRMEKTYRYHLSECTARQPQGSEIYRKGTIAIFEADGKEHKIYCQNLCLLAKLFLDHKTLYFDIEQFLFYILCEVDKQGAHLVGYFSKEKDSPEGNNVACILTLPPYQRQGYGKLLIAFSYELSRLEQVVGSPEKPLSDLGKLSYRSYWSYVLLEVLSASRGTLSIKDLGQMTGISQTDIISTLQSMNMVKYWKGQHVICVTPKIVAEQLASSHFKKPRLCVDPSALRWVPPNKQGHSAKAKK